The following proteins are co-located in the Castanea sativa cultivar Marrone di Chiusa Pesio chromosome 8, ASM4071231v1 genome:
- the LOC142606228 gene encoding uncharacterized protein LOC142606228: MLFTTAKQFKEVITDYAVHGDWGIKFTKNDLRRLWEYCEKLRRASPGSTILMKVHTFNEGDLAAEVDLVCGVPYFERLYICLKGCKKGFMAGCSPIIGLDACHLKTKSGGLLITAVARDTNEEYFPLAYATLVRTQDGHLYQTSRRYVSLLPYLYALPYWMYRVTNTTIVVVVLTGLVQTFIDNWPQYEHRICCRHLYNNLRRNHPGILIREFFWKAAKATYKAEFDRLMDELKGINEDAHGWLQDHSTTIWARHMFSEDGLSDTLESIKLYLMTRFQENRKKIMKVESKICPKVLKRLQREKTASSRWLACWAGDTQFEVKNGLQSFTVDLAKGHCSCRKWDTTGIPCAHVVSCIFFNRQDAEQYVHRCFHVST, from the exons ATGTTGTTCACAACAGCTAAGCAATTCAAAGAAGTTATAACTGATTATGCAGTTCATGGTGATTGGGGGatcaaatttacaaaaaatgaTTTGCGAAGG CTTTGGGAGTATTGTGAGAAGTTGAGGAGGGCTAGCCCTGGCAGTACCATACTTATGAAGGTACATACCTTCAATGAAGGTGATTTGGCTGCTGAGGTGGACTTGGTTTGTGGGGTTCCTTATTTTGAGAGGCTGTACATATGCCTAAAGGGTTGCAAGAAAGGGTTTATGGCTGGATGCAGTCCAATAATTGGTTTGGATGCCTGCCACTTGAAGACTAAGTCAGGTGGGCTCTTAATCACAGCAGTTGCTAGAGACACTAATGAAGAGTACTTTCCACTTGCATATGCT ACATTGGTCAGAACACAAGATGGACATTTATATCAAACCAGTAGAAGATATGTATCTTTATTACCATATCTATATGCATTACCATATTGGATGTATAGAGTTACTAACACCacaattgttgttgttgtactGACAGGGTTGGTGCAAACCTTTATTGATAATTGGCCACAATATGAGCATAGGATCTGCTGCAGACACCTCTACAATAATCTCAGGAGAAACCATCCTGGTATTCTCATTAGAGAGTTCTTTTGGAAAGCAGCCAAAGCCACTTATAAAGCCGAGTTTGATAGGTTGATGGATGAACTAAAAGGAATTAATGAGGATGCACACGGTTGGTTGCAAGATCATTCAACCACCATATGGGCTAGACACATGTTCAGTGAAGATGGGTTGAGTGATACA TTGGAGTCCATCAAGTTATATCTTATGACCAGGTTTCAAGAGAATAGAAAAAAGATCATGAAAGTGGAATCAAAGATATGCCCTAAAGTGCTTAAGAGGTTGCAAAGAGAAAAGACTGCAAGCAGCAGGTGGCTTGCTTGTTGGGCAGGTGATACACAGTTTGAGGTTAAAAATGGACTGCAAAGCTTCACTGTGGACTTGGCCAAAGGACATTGTAGTTGCAGGAAATGGGATACAACAGGCATACCATGTGCCCATGTAGTTTCTTGCATATTCTTCAACAGGCAAGATGCTGAGCAATATGTGCACAGGTGTTTTCATGTCTCCACATAA